The following proteins are encoded in a genomic region of Diabrotica virgifera virgifera chromosome 1, PGI_DIABVI_V3a:
- the LOC126879246 gene encoding zinc finger protein 260-like isoform X1 yields the protein MEVKTHVKDEFIERDKRLVVLLSTEIDLGELKDEPEDNAEETTSVYQKTNKMKIIKSEPCNTEKHTNPQIHARRRIYECEICGKQFFHKGNMTNHVKTHTKVEHKCLICLKQFNKQSILYGHMKIHTGHKPFECHICLKKFLRLIQLKIHLRTHTGEKLYECEICHKHFAQKVSLKDHLNLHLGEKPHECEVCFKKFTKQSSLRTHMTVHTGERAYQCDICLKQFKQRSSLNEHVKAHSGQRRYKCEICLKTYTKKSNLNNHMKDHTGERLLQKCEICFKQFTQKSTLNEHLKVHSGERPYQCEICFKKFTKKFGLKKHTRMHTGIKPYSCETCLKTFARKDTLINHIKVHSGERSYYECDICSMKFTKNWSLTQHKRNVHDREKPHKCNICFRDFATTYSLRVHIKTHTGEKSHQCEICLKKFTEKSSLNVHMKVHTGERPYQCEICSKKFSTKSAVKKHLVVHTGERPHKCNICFRNFPTTHSLSVHIKTHTGERPHKCKICLKQFAERSTLKGHIRSHTGEKPHQCEVCLKKFSRKFNLNQHMQGHNAESP from the coding sequence GTGTCTACCAGAAGAccaataaaatgaaaattatcAAAAGCGAACCATGTAATACAGAAAAACACACCAATCCACAAATCCATgcgagaagaagaatatacgaaTGTGAAATTTGTGGCAAGCAGTTTTTCCACAAAGGAAATATGACAAACCACGTGAAAACGCACACTAAAGTAGAACATAAATGTCTAATTTGCCTTAAGCAATTTAATAAACAAAGTATTTTATATGGCCATATGAAAATTCACACTGGACACAAACCTTTCGAATGTCATATTTGCCTTAAGAAGTTTTTACGACTTATCCAATTGAAGATACATCTAAGAACACACACTGGTGAAAAGTTGTACGAGTGTGAAATTTGTCATAAACATTTTGCTCAAAAAGTTTCTTTAAAAGACCATCTAAATCTTCACTTAGGTGAAAAGCCTCACGAATGTGAAGTTTGTTTTAAAAAGTTTACTAAACAATCTTCCTTAAGAACACATATGACGGTTCACACTGGTGAAAGGGCTTATCAGTGTGACATTTGTCTTAAACAGTTTAAACAGAGGAGTAGTTTAAATGAACATGTCAAAGCTCACAGTGGACAAAGAcgttataaatgtgaaatttgtctcAAGACGTACActaaaaaaagtaatttaaatAATCATATGAAAGATCACACTGGGGAAAGACTCCTCcaaaaatgtgaaatttgttttaagcagtttactcagAAAAGTACCTTAAATGAGCACTTGAAAGTTCACTCTGGAGAAAGGCCATATCaatgtgaaatctgttttaagaaatttactaaaaaattcGGTTTAAAAAAACATACGAGAATGCACACTGGAATCAAACCTTATTCATGTGAAACGTGCCTTAAAACTTTTGCTAGAAAAGACACATTAATTAATCATATAAAAGTTCACTCAGGCGAAAGATCTTATTACGAGTGTGATATTTGTTCtatgaaatttactaaaaattggAGTTTAACTCAACATAAACGGAATGTTCACGATAGAGAAAAGCCTCATAAATGTAACATTTGTTTTAGGGACTTTGCCACTACATATTCGTTACGTGTTCATATCAAAACCCATACGGGAGAAAAATCTCATCaatgtgaaatttgtcttaaAAAGTTTACAGAAAAAAGTTCTTTAAATGTCCATATgaaagttcacactggagaaaggccttatcaatgtgaaatttgttctaaaaaATTTTCTACGAAATCTGCTgtaaaaaaacatttagttgttcaCACGGGAGAGAGACCTCATAAATGTAACATTTGTTTTAGAAACTTCCCAACTACACATTCTTTAAGTGTGCATATCAAAACCCATACGGGAGAAAGACCTCACAAATGCAAAATTTGTCTTAAGCAGTTTGCCGAAAGAAGTACTTTAAAAGGGCATATAAGatctcacactggagaaaagcctcatCAATGTGAAGTGTGCCTAAAGAAATTTAGTAGAAAGTTTAATTTAAATCAGCATATGCAAGGTCACAATGCAGAAAGTCCTTAA
- the LOC126879246 gene encoding zinc finger protein 569-like isoform X2, producing MKIIKSEPCNTEKHTNPQIHARRRIYECEICGKQFFHKGNMTNHVKTHTKVEHKCLICLKQFNKQSILYGHMKIHTGHKPFECHICLKKFLRLIQLKIHLRTHTGEKLYECEICHKHFAQKVSLKDHLNLHLGEKPHECEVCFKKFTKQSSLRTHMTVHTGERAYQCDICLKQFKQRSSLNEHVKAHSGQRRYKCEICLKTYTKKSNLNNHMKDHTGERLLQKCEICFKQFTQKSTLNEHLKVHSGERPYQCEICFKKFTKKFGLKKHTRMHTGIKPYSCETCLKTFARKDTLINHIKVHSGERSYYECDICSMKFTKNWSLTQHKRNVHDREKPHKCNICFRDFATTYSLRVHIKTHTGEKSHQCEICLKKFTEKSSLNVHMKVHTGERPYQCEICSKKFSTKSAVKKHLVVHTGERPHKCNICFRNFPTTHSLSVHIKTHTGERPHKCKICLKQFAERSTLKGHIRSHTGEKPHQCEVCLKKFSRKFNLNQHMQGHNAESP from the coding sequence atgaaaattatcAAAAGCGAACCATGTAATACAGAAAAACACACCAATCCACAAATCCATgcgagaagaagaatatacgaaTGTGAAATTTGTGGCAAGCAGTTTTTCCACAAAGGAAATATGACAAACCACGTGAAAACGCACACTAAAGTAGAACATAAATGTCTAATTTGCCTTAAGCAATTTAATAAACAAAGTATTTTATATGGCCATATGAAAATTCACACTGGACACAAACCTTTCGAATGTCATATTTGCCTTAAGAAGTTTTTACGACTTATCCAATTGAAGATACATCTAAGAACACACACTGGTGAAAAGTTGTACGAGTGTGAAATTTGTCATAAACATTTTGCTCAAAAAGTTTCTTTAAAAGACCATCTAAATCTTCACTTAGGTGAAAAGCCTCACGAATGTGAAGTTTGTTTTAAAAAGTTTACTAAACAATCTTCCTTAAGAACACATATGACGGTTCACACTGGTGAAAGGGCTTATCAGTGTGACATTTGTCTTAAACAGTTTAAACAGAGGAGTAGTTTAAATGAACATGTCAAAGCTCACAGTGGACAAAGAcgttataaatgtgaaatttgtctcAAGACGTACActaaaaaaagtaatttaaatAATCATATGAAAGATCACACTGGGGAAAGACTCCTCcaaaaatgtgaaatttgttttaagcagtttactcagAAAAGTACCTTAAATGAGCACTTGAAAGTTCACTCTGGAGAAAGGCCATATCaatgtgaaatctgttttaagaaatttactaaaaaattcGGTTTAAAAAAACATACGAGAATGCACACTGGAATCAAACCTTATTCATGTGAAACGTGCCTTAAAACTTTTGCTAGAAAAGACACATTAATTAATCATATAAAAGTTCACTCAGGCGAAAGATCTTATTACGAGTGTGATATTTGTTCtatgaaatttactaaaaattggAGTTTAACTCAACATAAACGGAATGTTCACGATAGAGAAAAGCCTCATAAATGTAACATTTGTTTTAGGGACTTTGCCACTACATATTCGTTACGTGTTCATATCAAAACCCATACGGGAGAAAAATCTCATCaatgtgaaatttgtcttaaAAAGTTTACAGAAAAAAGTTCTTTAAATGTCCATATgaaagttcacactggagaaaggccttatcaatgtgaaatttgttctaaaaaATTTTCTACGAAATCTGCTgtaaaaaaacatttagttgttcaCACGGGAGAGAGACCTCATAAATGTAACATTTGTTTTAGAAACTTCCCAACTACACATTCTTTAAGTGTGCATATCAAAACCCATACGGGAGAAAGACCTCACAAATGCAAAATTTGTCTTAAGCAGTTTGCCGAAAGAAGTACTTTAAAAGGGCATATAAGatctcacactggagaaaagcctcatCAATGTGAAGTGTGCCTAAAGAAATTTAGTAGAAAGTTTAATTTAAATCAGCATATGCAAGGTCACAATGCAGAAAGTCCTTAA